One Octopus sinensis linkage group LG11, ASM634580v1, whole genome shotgun sequence genomic window carries:
- the LOC115217588 gene encoding neudesin-like: MTTTIIFLFLSVVATEKIPIPYNIIRDFKGIVPVKIFTANELKDYGGADPTKPIYLALKGVVFDVSTRREFYGKNAVYNRLVGRDSTNAVAKMSLHETDVSKAHDISDLSETQLKDLEEIFHQVYLAKYPIVGFMDYLLSVEEFAKQIKPQDEL; encoded by the exons ATGACAACGACGATAATCTTCCTGTTTTTATCTGTTGTTGCGACTGAGAAAATcccaataccatacaacataattaGAGACTTTAAAGGAATTGTACCAGTGAAGATATTTACGGCAAACGAACTCAAAGACTATGGAGGGGCTGAT CCCACCAAACCCATTTATTTGGCCTTAAAAGGAGTCGTCTTTGATGTATCCACTCGCAGAG AATTCTACGGAAAGAATGCAGTATATAACCGATTAGTCGGAAGAGATTCTACCAATGCTGTGGCTAAAATGAGCCTCCATGAAACAGACGTCAGTAAAGCACACGACATT AGTGATTTGAGTGAAACCCAATTGAAGGATCTGGAAGAGATATTTCACCAAGTTTATTTGGCGAAGTACCCGATCGTTGGATTTATGGATTATTTGCTGTCTGTCGAAGAATTTGCCAAACAGATAAAGCCTCAAGATGAGCTGTAA